Proteins encoded together in one Osmia lignaria lignaria isolate PbOS001 chromosome 4, iyOsmLign1, whole genome shotgun sequence window:
- the LOC117603597 gene encoding uncharacterized protein LOC117603597: MTPLPWWVLLALPLVVVDAHPDEYACVCFCRARNGSPKIAEACDHAEYHVFGSHGGAYLLLRLFKLCLIPHSDPKSPHHPFFHDWENCRFIRNDLIQRHGCSCDTLNNVKSAKPEEEKQRFMYAVAVPSIHAEDGASEAGGSEAGASEGEGSGGGAPEDEDQQGWRS; the protein is encoded by the coding sequence ATGACGCCTCTACCTTGGTGGGTGTTGCTGGCGTTGCCGTTGGTCGTCGTCGACGCGCATCCGGACGAGTACGCATGCGTTTGTTTTTGCCGTGCACGGAACGGCAGCCCGAAGATCGCAGAAGCCTGCGACCATGCGGAGTACCACGTCTTTGGGTCCCATGGAGGCGCGTACTTGTTACTGCGCCTCTTCAAGCTCTGTTTGATCCCGCATAGTGATCCTAAATCACCTCATCACCCGTTCTTCCACGACTGGGAGAACTGTCGTTTCATCAGGAACGATCTTATCCAACGTCACGGTTGTTCGTGCGACACTTTGAACAATGTCAAATCAGCAAAGCCTGAAGAAGAAAAGCAGAGATTCATGTACGCCGTAGCTGTGCCTTCTATTCATGCTGAAGATGGAGCATCCGAAGCTGGAGGATCTGAAGCTGGAGCATCTGAAGGTGAAGGATCTGGAGGTGGAGCACCTGAAGATGAAGATCAGCAAGGATGGAGGAGCTGA
- the SIFa gene encoding neuropeptide SIFamide, which yields MVSTRFVLAIVAALFVLAISVDAAYRKPPFNGSIFGKRSSTITDYEITSRAMSSVCESVTETCNAWLARQDSN from the exons ATGGTGTCCACTCGCTTCGTTCTTGCTATCGTTGCTGCCCTCTTCGTCCTCGCCATCAGCGTCGACGCTGCCTACAGGAAGCCACCCTTCAATGGCAGCATTTTCGGCAAACGATCCAGCACCATCACTG ATTACGAAATCACCAGCCGAGCCATGTCATCGGTCTGCGAATCTGTCACCGAGACATGCAACGCCTGGTTGGCACGACAGGACTCTAACTAA